A stretch of the Fusobacterium varium genome encodes the following:
- a CDS encoding aldo/keto reductase translates to MKSISIPLFIYLFLFSITTYSEQSTNKLKSIVNKENIKNQSIFFDFESRTVTLNSGYKMPLNGLGTYSLLNDKCINSVSIALQNGYRLIDSAHIYNNEESVGEGIRMSLIPRKEVFITTKLYMNQYKNAKIAIDEALEKLNVDYIDLNPGMYDIEAYKAMEKAVKEGKIRSIGLSNWYIKELEEFLPKIEIIPAVIQNEIHPYYQDSDVVDYIHNKGIVVEGWYPLGGRGHQNELLNDKILVDIASNHNKSVVQIILRWNLQKGIIVIPGSSNPSHIKENIEIYDFELTEEEMKKINDLNRNEKHDWY, encoded by the coding sequence ATGAAAAGCATATCTATACCTTTATTTATTTATTTATTTCTATTCTCTATAACTACATATAGTGAACAAAGTACTAATAAATTAAAAAGTATTGTGAATAAGGAAAACATAAAAAATCAAAGCATTTTTTTTGACTTTGAATCAAGAACTGTAACCCTAAATAGTGGATATAAAATGCCATTAAATGGACTAGGGACATATAGCTTATTAAATGATAAATGCATTAATTCTGTATCAATTGCTCTCCAAAATGGATATCGTCTAATTGACTCTGCTCATATTTACAATAATGAAGAAAGTGTTGGAGAGGGTATTAGAATGTCTTTGATTCCAAGAAAAGAAGTTTTTATAACAACAAAATTATATATGAATCAGTATAAAAATGCAAAAATTGCAATTGATGAAGCTCTTGAAAAGTTAAATGTAGATTATATTGATTTAAATCCAGGTATGTATGATATAGAAGCATATAAGGCAATGGAAAAAGCAGTAAAAGAGGGTAAAATTCGTTCAATTGGTCTTTCAAATTGGTATATTAAAGAATTAGAAGAATTTTTACCAAAAATTGAAATTATACCAGCAGTTATACAAAATGAAATACACCCATATTATCAAGATAGTGATGTAGTTGATTATATACATAATAAAGGAATTGTAGTAGAAGGATGGTATCCTTTGGGTGGTCGAGGTCATCAAAATGAATTATTAAATGACAAAATTCTAGTAGACATTGCATCTAATCATAACAAATCAGTTGTACAGATAATTTTAAGATGGAATTTACAAAAAGGAATTATTGTAATTCCTGGATCAAGTAACCCAAGTCATATAAAAGAGAATATAGAGATTTATGATTTTGAGCTAACAGAAGAAGAAATGAAAAAAATTAATGACCTTAATCGCAATGAAAAACACGATTGGTATTAA
- a CDS encoding aldo/keto reductase has product MKQIELNNGVKIPSLGFGVFQITDQAQCEESVFNALRIGYRMIDTAACYGNEEAVGKAIKRSGLSREEVFVVSKVWIQDSGYEKTKESFKKTLENLQTDYLDLYLIHMPYGDYYGSWRAMEELYFEGKIKSIGVCNFLQDRLIDLILNNKIIPTVNQIELHPFCQQKELCNIMEKFNIKPMGWAPFAEGKNEIFYNKTLVDIGKAYNKTPAQVILQWFNQNNIITIPKSIHIERIKENYMIDDFTLSNLDLKLIENLDFKEPLILKIQSLDEVYRLNNIKFKQ; this is encoded by the coding sequence ATGAAACAAATTGAATTAAATAATGGAGTGAAAATTCCTTCGCTTGGTTTTGGAGTTTTCCAAATAACAGACCAAGCTCAGTGTGAAGAAAGTGTTTTTAATGCATTAAGAATTGGCTATCGCATGATTGATACTGCAGCTTGTTATGGAAATGAAGAAGCAGTTGGGAAAGCTATCAAAAGAAGTGGTCTTTCTAGAGAAGAGGTTTTTGTTGTTTCAAAAGTTTGGATTCAAGATTCTGGTTATGAAAAAACAAAAGAATCTTTTAAAAAAACATTAGAAAATCTACAAACAGATTATTTAGATTTATACCTTATTCACATGCCATATGGTGACTATTATGGTTCTTGGAGAGCTATGGAAGAGTTATATTTTGAGGGAAAAATAAAGTCCATAGGTGTGTGTAATTTTTTACAGGATAGATTAATAGATTTAATTTTAAATAATAAAATAATTCCAACTGTGAATCAAATTGAATTGCATCCATTTTGCCAACAAAAAGAACTTTGTAATATTATGGAAAAATTTAATATAAAGCCAATGGGATGGGCTCCTTTTGCTGAAGGGAAAAATGAAATATTTTACAACAAAACTTTAGTTGATATTGGTAAAGCATATAATAAAACTCCTGCACAAGTGATCTTACAATGGTTTAATCAAAATAATATAATAACCATCCCCAAATCAATTCATATTGAAAGAATTAAGGAGAACTATATGATTGATGATTTTACTCTATCAAATTTAGACTTAAAGTTAATTGAAAATCTTGATTTTAAAGAACCTTTAATTTTAAAAATTCAAAGTTTAGATGAAGTTTATCGCCTTAACAATATAAAATTTAAACAATAA